One stretch of Rhinolophus ferrumequinum isolate MPI-CBG mRhiFer1 chromosome 3, mRhiFer1_v1.p, whole genome shotgun sequence DNA includes these proteins:
- the LOC117020665 gene encoding translation initiation factor IF-2-like — protein MDEIAKVEDNEKVDDPVGGLSGAGNPALWKRADCLQDHAAVPASRPLQDRLEHPRLVGFQRPGAPLRPGEAPASLALEAPGGRCSRARSHNRFEGLIRSSGWKSRLQMPGLRLLGAGGRGTRTRAPTRLPREPALGRSSGSPIWPRPNGDPQTGLGEQSGTNPAPAPRNFSVARAQGESRGRRISSSRAARTLRHPLASHCLSALQAPGSGYGVSLGQGRKDPPGLGPERPVICKRRSRCILDAAPWLY, from the exons ATGGATGAGATTGCCAAAGTGGAGGATAATGAGAAGGTTGATG ATCCAGTAGGCGGCCTGTCTGGGGCCGGCAACCCGGCCCTTTGGAAGAGAGCAGATTGTCTGCAAGACCATGCAGCAGTGCCCGCGTCCCGGCCTCTGCAGGACAGACTCGAGCATCCCCGCCTGGTTGGTTTTCAGAGGCCCGGCGCCCCGCTGCGCCCTGGAGAGGCTCCAGCATCTCTCGCCCTGGAGGCCCCAGGCGGCCGCTGCTCCCGGGCCAGGAGCCACAACCGTTTTGAGGGCTTGATCCGCAGCTCTGGGTGGAAAAGCCGGCTGCAAATGCCGGGACTGCGGCTTCTGGGCGCCGGCGGCCGGGGAACAAGGACGCGAGCACCCACGCGGCTGCCCCGCGAGCCAGCACTGGGCCGCAGCTCGGGGAGCCCAATCTGGCCTCGGCCAAATGGGGATCCGCAGACAGGGTTAGGGGAGCAGAGCGGAACCAACCCGGCTCCAGCCCCGCGGAACTTCTCAGTCGCCAGGGCCCAGGGAGAGAGCCGGGGAAGGAGAATCAGCAGCTCGAGAGCGGCGCGCACTCTCCGCCACCCCCTGGCTTCCCACTGTCTCTCGGCTTTGCAGGCGCCAGGGTCGGGGTACGGGGTTTCTTTGGGCCAGGGTCGGAAGGACCCGCCGGGCCTTGGTCCTGAGCGACCCGTCATCTGCAAACGCCGCTCTCGCTGCATCCTTGACGCGGCGCCCTGGCTCTATTAG